GCAAGTAACCCCTCGTATGCGAGGGAGCCCAAGAAACCCTCACAGAATGAAGTAGAGCAATATGTTTGTCCGATCCAAGGCTGAACCGAGAAACCATCTGGTTCCACTGAAAATCGAAATCCTCTGCAGTCTCGATGCAATTTATAGAATCAAATTCTGATCGGAATTCCTCATACTGTGAGCCGAGAGGAACAGAGAACCAGCTTGATAGCTTGGGTAAGATGCTAGACACAGAAATCACGTGTTTAGTGCTTGGCAAACCGCTTCTTACAGCATCTTTGAGGCTGACATCTAGATCCGTCACAATTGTTTGAGGAAATCTTCCATTCATGAACCGTACGAAAGTCTGTATTTAGCCATACACAAGTCATCTAACAGAGAATCAGCAGGTGAATAACATTAAATGATATAAAGGGTATCGATGAAGATAAACCTGTAAAGCCCACGAGTAGGACTGCTGTGTTTCATCCTGTAACAGACCACATCCAAAGAAGATGGTTTTCCCAAAGTTATCGATTCCAAGCCATGCCCCGAACAACATTCCATAAGTGATCGACCGATAGGAGGTGTCAAAGTAGACCACGTCACCGAATACTGAAAACGCATTGGTTGCATCACTATAAGACCAAGCGACATTCTCTACCTTATTGTTTCCGTCCACAGTATAATCAAAACTGAATCCTTCGTCTGCCTCCTTAGATGCCCTGCATGCGTCAAGAAGCTCAACGATATCGCTTTCTCTCTTCTCATTCAGCATTGTATCGTTCTCTTGAATGACCTTCTTACGGTTCTGAATGAAATTCCTAACATCCCTCTCAAGGAAAGGAAGTTGTCCGCCCTGATACCCCTTCTCCAATTCCAATACCTTCACTATGCGGTGAATCGGGAACCCGGCCTTGGATAACAACAGTATCCTCTCCTGATCGACCTCGTGAATCTTTCTATACGCAGGCAAGAGACAGACTTGATCGTCTTCCAACAACTCGTGATTATGGACATTACTGAACTGAACAACACACCACTGAGAAACCCCTTCAACGACCTCCTTCGACAAGTACATTTTAGCATCGCATCCACATCGGACCGATTTCCTGTCCCGGTGGTGCTCCCCAGTGGGCTTCTTCCTCGCTGGGGCAAAACCCGCCCTGTAACAAACGAAGTCACGCTTGTAGATGCCCAACTGGGGACTAAGCCTAGACCGCTCCTTCCTGATCGAGAACCCGTTTTTCCTCGCAAAACTCGCGTAGTACTCGAACGCGTCATCGTCGCTCTTGAAGAGCATTCCCACGTAAGGGGCAACCATAGAGTCGGGCGAGAAAGATTTCGTTTTTACCATGTGGGGAGCTAAAGGGGTCTCTTCACTCTCACCTTCGACCGCGATGCAACACTTCCAATCTCCGCAGGGGCAATGCTGTCGCCGTATCCACATGTTCTTGGAGGGCACCGACGCCATTGTTTGCGGTATTCCAACCCGAAATCTTCACTCACTGTAACCAACCAGCTATTCCCACAAAAGGGATCACCAATCTTCATGGATTTAGTTACATAAAACAGCACAAGGAATTAAAGCATTCAAATGGTACAGAACAGGAAAGCGCTGGAGAACAGAAAGAAAGAACAGTTGCCCGGCAAAGAGGTGAACCGACTTACCAGTAGACTGACGACGGAGAGCAGAGCGCTGAAACCCGTTGAGGGAATCGAGATATCGTTCTTCCACGATAGCGCGATTTCTTCTGCTGCTCTGTTGATTTTGTTCCAGTCGAGAAATGTTCGCTCCTTTTTCCGGGAAGACGGACAGTGAGTTGGGCCCTCTCAGCAGTATCAACTATCAAGTGGACCCCTGCAGGCCCATTTTACGGGCCTAGTCCAGCACTTTGGGCCCAACATCTTAGTTTTCGACGGCCAGGTTTATTCCTCACGGCCGACGCCTGGGTGCCCCCTTCTGTCCTCAATAAACGGGTTCTTTCCTCGGAAGGAGATCATACGTGTCGGTTGCTCTAATGGATTGTTTGGATTGCCGATTATGAAAAGACGAGTCATGGAAATTTGTGTTATGATCCTCCATAATCCACATTTCAAACGAGTAAAAACGTATGCCACCACACTGCATCCCCGTTTCTCAGTTACACAATTAACATTCAGAGCAATTAAGAGATTATTAAGATGATCTTAGAGATTTTAGTGTTACAATTACATAatctctaaaaaaaaaaggggataAATTGCATTGACGGTTCAAAAggttttataaatgtttcaatatggtacaaaatatttttttgttacttgatGGTACGAAATGtatcaaa
The sequence above is drawn from the Punica granatum isolate Tunisia-2019 chromosome 5, ASM765513v2, whole genome shotgun sequence genome and encodes:
- the LOC116207455 gene encoding putative protein FAR1-RELATED SEQUENCE 10, whose product is MASVPSKNMWIRRQHCPCGDWKCCIAVEGESEETPLAPHMVKTKSFSPDSMVAPYVGMLFKSDDDAFEYYASFARKNGFSIRKERSRLSPQLGIYKRDFVCYRAGFAPARKKPTGEHHRDRKSVRCGCDAKMYLSKEVVEGVSQWCVVQFSNVHNHELLEDDQVCLLPAYRKIHEVDQERILLLSKAGFPIHRIVKVLELEKGYQGGQLPFLERDVRNFIQNRKKVIQENDTMLNEKRESDIVELLDACRASKEADEGFSFDYTVDGNNKVENVAWSYSDATNAFSVFGDVVYFDTSYRSITYGMLFGAWLGIDNFGKTIFFGCGLLQDETQQSYSWALQTFVRFMNGRFPQTIVTDLDVSLKDAVRSGLPSTKHVISVSSILPKLSSWFSVPLGSQYEEFRSEFDSINCIETAEDFDFQWNQMVSRFSLGSDKHIALLHSVRVSWAPSHTRGYLLARITSPVFLKSVDTFLKGIFGAQTCLRSFFDQVGVSANFQNQSHNVMQYLHSRTCLPIEDHARTVLTPFAFNALQHELVFSMQYALSDMANGSYLLRHYKKMDSERLVVWVPEEEQLCCPCKEFESSGILCRHALRVFIVKNYFQLPDKYFLSRWRKESSLMFYDDQPAQHNDDEWFGEYQSLTETLFAESSITRERSDYVRGELMKELQRLLNEVRHMPDSDGIAVELSLSPTG